AACGCGCCACTGGTCTGATATTACGCACCCGGCTCCTGACCGAGACCAGCCTGATTGTCCACTGGTTGACCCCGGATCAAGGGCGTTTGGCTACCGTGGCCAAAGGCGCGCGCCGTCCCAAATCTCCGTTGCGCGGCAAGCTGGACCTGTTCTACCTTGCAAATTTTACCTTTGCGCGCAGTCTGAAATCCGACCTGCACAACCTGCGCGAAGTGGAGTTGGTGGAAACCCATGAGCCATTGCGCCACGATCTGACCAAAATCCAGCAAATGGCCTATGCCGCCGGTTTGATCGAACAGAACACCGAGACCGATACTCCACTGCCCGAACTCTACGAACTGTTGCGCTCCTTTTGCGCCTGTGTGTCCAAACAGCGGACGCACCTACGCTACCCGTTAGCCTTTGAATTAAAGCTGCTGGCCGAACTGGGATTGCTCCCGGATTTTTCCGCCTTGCGCCACGCGGATACGGTAAAAACCGCTCTGGCCCAACTGCTGGAATCGGACTGGGCCACTCTGGCGCTGCTTGAACTGTCGCCCGCCATTCTTGACGAGATAAATCATTTTCAGCACGGCCACCTGATTTATCATCTAGGCCGCCTTCCCGCCTCTCGCAGCGCCGCCATGCACGGGGAGGTTGGTGTCTGATTGGGGCACCTGACAAAAGTCCAACCGGGAATGAAAAAATACGTGCCTGTGCTGCCGTATCACCCGCATGCCGACTTGAGGGGACGCCGAAGGCTCTGGTTGGGAAGATAGAGTGATTATAGTAAGGAAAGTCCAATTGAGGATTAACTATAAAAATTAATGCTTGCCATTAGAACAAAATATGCATAGCGTCCACTTTACCCGAATCTGAATTTGGATAGCGAATGAAGCCAATTGAGGATGATTTTTCATTGTGCCTGCCGGCCAAACCGGCAAGGAAGAAACTTTATTGGTTTGGCTTGTGGGCATGGTTATGGCTTGCCTTGCTTTCTTGCCCGGCGGCTACCGCCTATCAGATAGACAGCGTGTTGCGTACGGCGGGGGGAGGCGCACCGCTGGTAAGTTCCGTCCAGACCTTCGGCATACCCAACGTTCCAGCGGGACAGCAGGTAACTTTCAGTTTTGGCTTTGCGACGGATGAAGATTTATTGAGCGGGAGTTTTTGGGACGCGGCGACCGTGACGCTGCGCGAAGTACTCAGTGGTTTGACTGAACAGTTTGTGACCATTGACCGGACCGGAGTTTATTGGGCCCCATCCAATCCGGGTGGATTGACGTTGAGTCCAGATCTGATTACGCGCACTGCGATTGCCTTTCCCACACTTTC
The Verrucomicrobiota bacterium DNA segment above includes these coding regions:
- the recO gene encoding DNA repair protein RecO translates to MEERATGLILRTRLLTETSLIVHWLTPDQGRLATVAKGARRPKSPLRGKLDLFYLANFTFARSLKSDLHNLREVELVETHEPLRHDLTKIQQMAYAAGLIEQNTETDTPLPELYELLRSFCACVSKQRTHLRYPLAFELKLLAELGLLPDFSALRHADTVKTALAQLLESDWATLALLELSPAILDEINHFQHGHLIYHLGRLPASRSAAMHGEVGV